Part of the Leptospira bouyouniensis genome is shown below.
AGTATTTCACCTAACTTTAATTTTGCTCTATTTTTCAAGATACAAGCCCAACTGGAAGGATCGTTGTCTATGGTTTCCAAAAAAATTGCTTCATGGATGCGACCTGAATCCACTTGTAAATAGACTCTTCGGTAGGATACTTTCGTCTCATTGTAAACGAGCACATCACCAGGGCGTAACCAGTTCCGTATATCCCGAAAAAATGGTGCTTCCACAAAAGTCTCATTGGCTCTGTTTACAATCAGTAACCGCGATTCATCCCTATTTTTAGCGGGAAAACGAGCAATTTGTTCATCTGGTAAATGAAAATCAAATTGATTTAAAAAATCCATCTTGGAATCACCTTAGGAAAACCTTGTCAATTAACCAGAAATATTGGGAATGGTAGGAGAACTATGTGGAAATTTTTAGAACCAATAGAAAGACAAGGAAAATGGATCCTTGCTGTTCTTTTTTTATTCCTTTTGGTTACGTCGGTCAGCCGTTCCCAACAAAAATCAGATTTTTTGGACTATTACCATGCGAGTGAACGTTGGTCTAGTGGGGATAATTTATATCGCTTTGATGTCGCATTCGAACTACAATCCAAAATCAAAACTGCCGAGGATTTGTTCAAACCAGAAAACCTTCCACTTCTTATGTCGTTACAAAACGAAACTGCCACTTATATTTACCCTCCACTCTTTTCGTTTTTACTCATTCCCATTACATTTTTATCTGAAAACAATGCTGCTTTACTTTTTGAAATTTTAAGTTGGATTTCATTACTTGCCATTTTCTATTTACTCTTTCAAAACAAAGAACTCAATTCACAAAATCAAAAAATTGCTTATTTACTATTAATTGTTACATTCGTTTTCAATTTTAGATTCATTGAAAGCCATATACAAAACAACCAAGTTGGAATCATTCTTATATTACTTGTGTTAGTTGCCATTTTGGTAAAAAACGATATTTTGGGAGGTTTTCTCCTAGCTCTAGCTGTTAGTATCAAAATCACACCTCTCGTGTTTCTTTTTGTATTTTTATATGATAAAAAATACATTAGAATCATTTGGTTTTTTGTAGGTTTATTTCTTTGGAATGCACTCCCACTCTTATACCAATGGGATTATACAATACAAATGTCAAAGGAATGGAATTCACAAATCCTTGGGAACGCTCTTAACAATCCACTCCTACGATCTTGGAAAAACAACCAATCGCTCTCTTCCACATTGGCAAAGTATTTTGTTTCTGGTGCTGACTTCATCAACCAACCAACGTATGGATTACCATTCATCAATTTAACGCTTGTAACACTAAAATCCATTCAATTGGTATTTGTTTTGGTGTTTGGGTTTCCACTTCTCCTATTATGGAAAAAACCAAATGAGCGTTGGTCAATTATTTCATTATTATTTTTGATCTCTGCATTATTTAGTGGGATAAGTTGGATTCATAGTTTTATCATTTGTTTGGTTCCTGTTTATTTCATTCTAAACAAAGTGATATCGGAAGAAAAAAATAGAAAACAGATTTACGTTTTGTTTTTTATTTTAAGCTTACCACTTCTTACCCACCGTACTTTTGTCGGACAAAAAATAGAATCTTTACTCTCAATGTATTCGATACTTTTTTATTCCACAAGTTTATTGTATTTTTATATCGTTAGGTTTGCCCTCCATGAAAACAAAAATCGGAATTGATGTCAGACCACTTGCTTATGGAATGACAGGGAATTCTCGTTATCTAGCGGAAGTTCTAAAAGTTATACTACCAAAATATAAAAACAAAGAATTTTATTTTTTAAGCCACAAACCACTCCATCCAGTATTTAATGATTTAATCTACCCAAACGTTCATTTGGTGATCGAATCAAAGCCAATTCCCGGACCAATCTATTTAAATTTGATTTTGCCGAAAAGACTCAAACAAAACAAAATAGATGTTTTTTGGGGGACCATTCAAATGTTACCCTTTTTTAAATTACCAATCCCAAGTTATGTAAACTATCATGATTTAAATTTTATTTCGGCTCCAGAGACAATGGCGAAATGGAATTATTGGCAACACAAACTGTTATCTCCTGTGACTCTCAAAAATGCAGATAAAATCTTTTGTTTATCGAAAAATACAAAAGAAGAAATCATCGAATTTCGCCCTAAATATAAAGATAAATGTATAGTGGTATACCCAGGTGTTGCCAAAACAAAAACCAATTTGTCTGCATTAACCGTCAAATTTCCAAAAGATTTTTTTCTAACAGTTGGAACTTTAGAACCTAGAAAAAATATCAATCGCATAGTAGATGCTTTTATAAATTTCAAAAAAAATCATCCAAAGGATAAACACTCACTCCTTATTATGGGAAGAAAAGGATGGGGAGAAGAAGGAGATATCCTTTACCAAAAGTTAAACGACCCTATCACCAAATCCACTGGCATCCATTTTATCGAAAATCCAAATGAAAACACCTTGGCTTTAGCTTTCAAAAATTGTAAGGCATTCTTTTTCCCATCTCTCCACGAAGGATTTGGATTACCTTTACTAGAAGCAATGCTCGAAGGTAAACGGTGTGTTGCATCTGACATCCCAGTATTCAAAGAAATCTTATCTGAAAAATGTGATTTGTATGTGCCGGCAAAAGACACAAGTGCATGGACAAATGCATTTCAAATTTTGTCTGGCCCCACAAAGGATCGTGTGCCAAAATTCCCTTCTCAGATGTGGACTTGGCAAGAAACTGCTAAAAAAATTGAAGAGGTTCTATTTTTATGAAACAACTCCAGAAATTACTTTCAAAATGGAAAGAATACAAATTCAAGAAAGAGGTTTCTTATTTTGGAACTTCTCTTTATGATGAATTACAATTAAACCCACTCCCTTCCCTATTGCTCATCATTGCGACGGCATCATTCTTTTATTTCAGCTTACCCTATGTTTATTATTTAGGTAATTTTTTCTTTTGGTTTGTAGGAGTATTAGAAATCACCAAAGTATTAAAAATTCCTTTCTTGGATGAATTAAGATATTACCATTACTTATCAGTTTTTGTTTATTTTTATATATCCACTTCTCTTCTAATAGACGTTAGCCGATTGTTATCAAAATGGAACAAACGAACGGTTTTAGTCAAAAACGAACTTTGGCAAATATGCCATTCTGGCTTTGGGAAAAAACTAAGCCAATATTCACTAGATACAAAAGAACTCTCACTTACTTATGAACACGGTGGGCTTAGTGATTATTTTGGTTTGAATCGACTCATTTGGCAAAAAGATGGGATTGAGTTGTTTTCTTCTCCCTATTTTTTCCCTTATCGAAAAAACAAAATGATCATCAACCGAATACTCAAACGTTAAATAGGTAAATTTTTTTTGAAAAAGCTTATCATTTTCTTTTTGCTTTTGGGATTGTTTTTGTTCAATCTTAGGTATCTATCACGAGCCTTTGATTGGGATTCCTGCGTATATGCATTAAACATCCAAAAAGATCGAATTGAATCTGCCTTTTTTAACCCTCACCATCTTGGATTTGAATCTTCAGGTCTTTTATATTGGAAAATGATACGGTTAATTTATCCTACAACAGACATTATGTTCTTTTTAAGACTGAGAATCTTAAGTTTTTCTCTTTTTTTCTTAGGTGCATTCATTTGGATTTATTACAAATTATATAAAGATTTTATTCTTGCGATTGTCCTTGCTTTAGTCATCCAAGTAAGCCAAGCATATTGGTTTTATAGCTTACACAATGACACACCTCTCATTCACTCTTGTCTTATGGCTTTGTTGTTTTTGTTCACTGTTTATTTTTTACGAAATGGACTGAATAGAAAACAATTGTTGATATTATGGTCAATACAACTTTTCTCAATTTATTTCCACCAATCAAATGTAATCCATTTCGGAATGGTCCCGATGGCAATTTTTCTATCACCAAACCGAAGTTTGGGAAAAAAACTTAGGATCATCTTTATCTATTTAACTTGCCTAGGACTTGCAACCATCTTCTCGTATTTATTTGTTGGATTTGTAATCTTAAAAAGAGGATTAGGCCCTATTGATGAAAAACATTTTTCCTTTTGGATGTTTTTGTATGCGGCCATCAATCGTTGGGGAACGAGTCTCGGCGAAGAAAAAAATTATGTATTGTACTTTTATCGCGGAATTGGTGATGCCTTCCTTGTATTTCAAAATGTGGTCCCTAAATTTCGAGTGAATCTTTTTGATTTCCAAAACCCCAAACACTTACCCTATAATTTGAATCTTTTGTTCTGGATTTTTAGTTTGAGTTTAGGAATTTTGAATTTCCGTACAATGTGGGCTAAATACAAACAAGAAATTTTGATTCTAATTTTTTGGTTAATTCCATCCATTGGATTTTATACTTGGTGGGAAGGTTATTTTTTTGAATTTTGGGTTGGAACAACAATTGGACTCTGGATACTCAATTCCTTCATACTCAACTCTTACCGTAACAATCTATTTCCATTATTTTCGAACTCAATTTTACATACAACTTACTCATTTCTTTTTATCTTTTATTTTCTTACGAATTTTACATTTTCTACTCTTCCAAGATCCATTGGACCAAAGTTTGGTTATACTGAAGGGATCCAAGGACCTGTTGAAAAATTAGCAGAAGAATCAATCTACAAATAGGATAAACATAATGTTATTTAACTCTTTGGAATTTTTAGTTTTCTTTTTATTCACAATCATAACAGGGAATCTTTTAAAAAATAAATGGCAAAGATTATTTTTCCTTTTTGCTAGTTACTATTTTTATATGGCATGGCAACCATCGTCAATTTCTTGTTCGGCGATGGCAGATTCTGGGTTAAAATACTTTACAGATAGACTATACTGTGATTTAAAAATTAACCCTTATGTTTTCATTTTAATATTCTCTACGATCATTGATTATTTTGCTGCGAGAGCTATCGAAGCAAAACAGGACGGTGATTCTCAGAGGGGATGGTTACTTGTCTTATCTCTCGTTGTCAATTTAGGAACTTTAGGATTCTTTAAATACACTGATTTTTTATTAGGAGTTATAAACGATATCCATCTACTCGGTAGCTTCCAATTTGAAAAACAAAACATTATATTACCCGTCGGAATTTCATTTTATACATTTCAATCAATGAGTTATACGATTGATGTTTACAATCGTAAGATTGAAGCTCGGAAATCATTCTTAGACTTCGCATTGTATGTTGCTTTTTTCCCACAATTAGTAGCAGGCCCCATTGTGCGCGCCGAGACATTTTTCCGCGACCTTGATTATCGTTTGAGCGTACATAAGGAACATATAGAAGCTGCATTTGCATTAATTTTAATTGGTTTTACAAGGAAAATAGTTTTCGCCGACAATTTAGCAAAAGTTGTGGATTCCACTTTCGCCAATTATCAAAATTTGAATTCTATTGAGATCTGGACCGGAGCGCTTGCGTTTGGTTGGCAAATTTATTTTGATTTTGCTGGTTATACTGACATAGCAATTGGTGTAGCACGTTTATTTGGATTTCAATTTAATGCTAATTTTAATTTCCCAATGTCTTGTAAAAATATTTCAGACCATTGGTCACGATGGCATATCTCTTTTTCTACATGGATTCGAGATTACATTTATATCCCGCTAGGTGGTTCACGGGTTAGCCTTCTGATGTATATCAGAAATATTATGATCACGTGGTTGTTTGCTGGACTTTGGCATGGCGCAGCTTACCATTATGTTGGTTGGGGTATTTGGCAAGGGACAATGTTACTCACACATAAATTCTATGGTGACACTTCTGTTTCCAAATTTTTGAACCAAAAGGGTGGCAGAACATATGATATATTTTCTCGAATCTTTACTATGTTTTGTTTGGCATTTGGATTTATCATGTTCAGAGCAGAAACGATGGAAAAAGCAATTCCTATGATGAAGGCGCTTGTATTCATAAATGATTCAGGAGCGCCTATCACACGTTGGATGAACTATCGATTCGGTATTTTACTAGTGATTTGTTTTACTGCTAGTTATGTTTTTTCAAAAAGGCAAATCCCTACTCTTCTAACAGGAAATTGGATGAAATATTCAATTTTTGTGATCGTTAATATTTTATTATTATTATTATTTGGGGTAACAGAAAGTCAGAACTTCCTCTACTTTCAATTCTAATTATGAGCCTAACAAAAGAAACGATTCTATTTTTAAAAGACAAGAAGTTTGTCACTGCCATTCTTTTCCTTCTTCTCTTTGAATTGGTATTACAATTAGGTATTTATAAACCTTATTTAAAAAAGAACTCCTATGCATCCAATATCAATAGAGTAACAGAACACGTTATTTCCAAAAAAAATGTTCTTGAGCCAGATATTTTGATTGTAGGTACTTCTGTTGCGTTTGAAGGGATCAGCATACGAATTTTAAATGAAAACTTAAAAAAATTAGGTTTCAAAACACAATCAATTGCAGTTAGAGGATCCGAATTAGTTGTCCAACATAGAATTTTAGAAGAATACCTAGACCAATTCCCAAATGTAAAAATCATTCTTCATGTCATGGAACCAGGAATGCCTTGGGTTGATCGAAATTATGTTGTCGATCCTACATTAGCAATGTTATCGGAACTAGGTAATTTTAAGGCAATACCAACGGTAATCGATTTTGAATATAAATTAAATTTTTCAAATTACCTTTATCTTATTTTTAAATCTGTGGCGTATCGAAAAGATATGTCTGACTTGGTGATCAATCTTAATGAAAGATTAAAGGCAATCTCAAGAAAAAATAAAAACCCAAATCAAAATCCTTGGGATTATGAAAATGACCATCCAGAGTCAATTGATGAATACAATTTAACAAGTGTTGATGATTGTATGAATCGATTAGCGTTGCATCTTCCAATTGAAATTCCAAAAGGCTCGAATCCAGATCACAGAAGAATGTTATTTGAAACCTGTGGAATTGCAAGTATTGTTCCCAAAGATTCAGATGCTACTGAAGACACAAAAAGGTATTTCAGAAGATTGACCAAGATGTATGACTTTATTGGCAAACGAAAAATCCATATAATCAATGTTTTCGCACCATACTCTGATGTAATTAGAAAAGTAAACAATGAAGGAAGAATGAAAGTTTGGAGAGATGGATTAACGGAAGCACTAAAAACCTATCAGCCATTAGATGAAATGGACTTACAAGATTCTCTAGGTGACAAAAATGGCAAATATTGTTTTGATTTGATTCATCTTAACCAACAAGGGATGATTGAATTTTCGAATATACTTTCCAAAGAATTGGAGAAAAAACTTGGAACCAAGTGAAATTACACTTAATCAATTACAAAACGAAGTAAATGATTGGATCCAAACAATTGGTGTACGTTATTTTTCTGAGTTAACCAATTTGGCAATCCTTATGGAAGAAGTCGGCGAATTGTCAAGGTTAATGGCAAGAAAATATGGGGACCAATCTTTCAAATCAGGTGAGTCTGCTGAACAAATCCCCGGAGAAATCGGAGACATCTTATTTGTATTAACTTGCCTTGCCAATCAAATGGGAATTTCACTCCAAGATTCAATAACAGCCACCTTACAGAAAAATACGAAACGTGATTTTAATCGTCACAAAAACAATCCAAAACTTTAGATTTTAAATTCAGCTGTATGGATAGGTATCCCAGCTTCTTTTCGTATGGCATTCCAATATGCGGATAAGTGCGCAGGATGCGAATTCATATCTGAGATACAATATTCAAACTTTTGTCTAAAAACAGAATCTTTATCTAAATAGTTCTCATATTCCTCATATTCATCTAACATTGTTTGGAAAAATTTTTTCTGACCTTCGAAATCATAATCTTCTCGAAAGAACATATATGCGTGGGCCAAATCATGGAGTAAATGTTCAAAGGCATCTCTTTTCCCTTCAACGAGTGTTCCATTTAATGCATGTTCCCAACTAATCGTAGCATAACGAATGCCTTTACTCTGCGTTTCCAACATTTCTAAAGAACTTGGATTGAAATTTATGAGTTGAATATTCCATTCACCGATATGCCACTTCCAAAGTGCATATCTAACAGTATCAGGCATTCCATAAAAGCGAACCAATTCTAAAAACTCTTTCGAAGAGTTCCGATTGGGTAACTTTTGTCCCATCCTTAAAAACGGATGTCTTTTAACCCTACGTTCTAAATACAATAATACAATTTGATATGTAACTTCGCTTCCTGAAAGTGTACCAGTTTCCCATTTGACTTTGATCTCTGAGAGTTTGGAAGTAAGTTCTAAAGCTTCGTTTGGAAGTAATGATTCAGGGATACAAATTTTTTTGAACGATCCATAAATCCTACCATTTTCATGAGGCATATTATTCAATTAGCCCATAATATTCGGTGCCATGATTGAACATTCCACCAGACTCACCACCTAAGAATAAGAATGTCCCATCTGAAAATTTTACTCCACTATGTTTAGAGATGCTAGTTCTTGACATACCCATATCATAAAAACTATTACTTTTCCCATAATCTAATTTTTCAATTGTTCGACTGGGTTCACTTGTATTATAACGATAAGCACCACCATAAAACAAAACTCCACCATCAGGTAATTCTAATGCCATACTCCATTCTCTTCTGTATAATGAATTTGCGACAGTCATGACACGATTCTTAGCTACATCAAATAACATTGTTGCATTACTTAAATTCGATAACTGAGCCCCATAAATTAGAACATTCCCATCTGTTAATTTTAAACATTTTAATGCGGCAACAGGAATGGGTAAACTAGGACCCCAACTGAATGATTCTGTCATCGGATCATAAAATTCCGTTGTATCTTTTGGAGCAAAGATACCATCAGTTCCACCAACTATAAAGACTCTACCATCATTCAAAACAACCGAACATGAAAATGATCGAGGTGACATCATTCGGTTTGTAATTTCAGTGAAAGTCTCTGCAATCGGATCGTAAATTTCAGCGGAATTTAAAGTTGTAAAGTATAATCCAGGTAACACAGGTGTATAATCTTTAATCCCACCAATTACCATTACCTTTCCATTTGGCAATTTGACAATATCATGCATATGTCTTGGTTGTACCATGGAACCTGATTGTACAAAAGATGTTGTTTCCGTATCAAAAATATAACTTTCAGGAAGAGCAGTAGATGCATAAATTTTGAGGCCACCAGTGATAAATAACCTTTTACCATCCAACATAACTCCTCGTTCACCTCGATGGATTTCAGGTAAACTTGGATTTGTCAGAATAAAATCATTAGTCCCTCTTCTTAAAATCTCAGCACTCGAATTATACCCGTAAATGGCAATCACATCACCATTCTGATTTTGAAATGCTTCAAACTCAGATCGACCATAATGTAATGTTGGACCAGGTACCAAACCAATCAATCGAATGGTTATCGAGTTTGTAACATTATTTAAAGCTTTGTCTTCTGCATTTGGAAACGCTATTGTTAATGAACCTGGCTCATTTGAGACAAAATTAGTTTCAAAATAAACTCGGAAATTTGAATCATCAATTTTTTGAATCGAACGTATAACAATAGAAGATGCGAGAGATCCACTCAGTAATGGTGATCCAAATTGATTTAATGGTTCCGAACTTGCAAAATCCCAATACCGAGAACTAAAAAAAGTATAATCAGTGATGGGTAAATAATTGGTTAAACTTATAACTGGTAATTGAGTATCAACAATGATAGGATACATATCTTGCGAAAGTGTTTCGCCAAAACCAGAGACAACACTTTTTAAATTTATTTCATATCGACCATCCTGATTTAATGGATCAAACTGTATCAGAAGTTGGTCATTTCCAACTTTTGTGAAACTAACATTTGTAAATGTCTGTTCATTCAAATCTGAAAGAAATTCGGTATCTAAAGCTGCCAACTCACGATTACATTTCAATAATACCTGATTAATATTCCCAAATGATTTTGAATTGGAATGTTCATTACATTCAAAGGTTGCACCAGAACTTATGGAACTAAGTAAAATTCCTGTTACAGATTTAGGATCAAAAACATTTTTGAATTCGGATTGAATCATACAACCAACGAATAATAATACGAATGGAAATATTGATTTATTCAAAGCTATATTCCTCCGTATTCGCAAGGATGCTACCAATCCTACCACCTAAAATCATTCCACCACCGGTGGACGAATACCTGATTTCACATCCGTCCCACCGAGCATTCAATGATCTGCTTGTAAGATAAAATCGATTATCTGTTTCAGACCACGACTCTGTATCCAAAATAGAATCGAATGTATTTCCATTTACAGTTCGGTATTCAAGACCACCTGCTATCACAATTTGGTCTTTTCCATAAGGGAATACAAATGAACTTCCCCATTCCCTTCCAAACAAAAGATTTTTATGATCCCGGATTGTATCATTCGTTGGGTTATAAATTTGGGCTCGAAGAATTGGTTGGTTATCGTTGAACCGAGAACTGATTCCTCCAAGAATTAGAATCTCTCCATTACTTAAAGAGTGTGTGAAATGATTGAATCTTTTGATAACTTTCGCTGAGGAAGTAGACAGAGTTTTTGTTGTTACATCGTAAATTTCAATCGAATCAATGGATCTTGCATTATAGTCTGTTGGGGCAGGACCTGTTACGTCTGACCTTTCTCCCCCAATGATTACCACCTTTCCCGTATTAGATGACAAAATTTGCGCCTGTTTCCCGCGTGAATTCACTAAATTTCCAATCGTTTCTACTGTCATCAACCCAGTATCTGCTGTTACATGTATCAACTCAACCATCGCCACGGATTGGAAAGGAGAGAATGGAGTCAGTCCACCAACAACAAGTACATCTCCATTTGGCAATAAAGTCATTTTATGTAATTGCCGAGGAGTTACGAGACTTGGACCTTCAGTCCAAGTACTAGTCACAGGGTCAAAAATTTCGATTGATTTTAGACTTTCATTTGATGGACTACCAACTTTTCCACCAAACCCACCTGAAACCAAAAGTCGACCATCTAGGAGTTTTACAATTGCGAATTCCTGCCTGCGATAGATCATATCAGTTCCAATGGTAAATTCCTTGGATATTGAATTATAATATTCAGTACTACTTAAGGTCCCATTTCCGTTGATTAACACACCTGATTTTGCGCGTCCTCCAAGAACCATTTTTCTTCCATCATCAAGTTCCATTCCAACACAAGATCTTCTTGCAATGTTCATGTTGGGTCCACTTTTAAAAGCAAAAACCTGTACTGGAACAGTGATGACCCCTTGTGTGTTCAACGCTTTGTCTTTTACACCACTGAATCGAATTGATAAAATCCCACCGTTTGCATTCGGATTACCAGCAAATAACAAACGAATATTTCTAGAGGACACGATGATATCAGAAACAACCAAACTGTTTTTTGCATTCCCACTTAATTCAACTTGAGAAAGATTGCCATCCCAAACGATTTCTTCATTGGCTTCAATATCCAAAAACCCTGACTGCAATTCAGAGATATCAATTCCATTTCCTGTTTTTAACTGTAAAAGTGGTGGATTAGAATCAATTTCAAATTCAAATGATTCTGGATTAACTAAAAGTGATTCACCAAGATAATAATCTTTTAGATTCATAGTGAACTTTCCACTTGTCACACCTGGCGCCATTCGTACTTCATATAAAAATTTACTTCTTGGAATAACTTGAGATATGGGATTAGTCGTGGTATTAGTGACTGGCAATCTTAATCCATGAGTATTTGTGGTAAAATCATAGTTAGTCGTTACGTAAATGATCCCACCAGGTTGAACTCGGTTTGATGAAAACTCCATTTTTACAACCGAATCAGCATTTAATAATAACAACCCAAGGTATGTTGGTGAACTTGGATCCATTGGATTTGAACCCTGTGAAATTTTACAGGATACAAAAAGTATGAAAAAAATTAAATGCCTAATCTTTTCCATATATCTCTACCCTTGTATCAAGTGATGCTGAATCTCCAAAGATTACAATTCCTTTGGAAGTTAAATGGGCTGAATGCTCAGAACGAGGAATCATCATTGTATCAACGATGAAATTTTTTTTCTCATAATGATCATACAATTCTAAAATTCCAGATTTGTAATAAGTATCGATACCACCTGTATAAAATACCTGTTCATTTGAAAATTTAGAGATGGCACTCCCATTTTTGAATCTTGTTGTAAAACCTAAACTGGTTGTTGTTGATTTGTTCTCATTCCAAGATTCTATAGATTTGGTTCCAGTACCTTCCCTAATCATTCCACCAAAAAGTACACGGTCTCTGTTTGGCATTTTTATATGAGTGACATTTGATCGAGCAGTTGAAAATACTCCTGGTAAACTGATCAAATTATAGGAATTTGTATCAATCGAATAAACAGTATTGGAAAAGAAGGCATATGGATCCAATCTATCCCTTCCCCCAAAATATAAGATCCGAGAATTCACTTCATCATATTCAGCTGAATGAAACGATATACCAATTGGGAAATTCGAAGAAACACCAAGGATCGTTGAACTAGATCCTGACGTAGAAATATATTCATGATCATTTATAACTGCTGATGCATCTGCCCCAGCCTGGAATTGTCCTCCCGAAACCAACAGATCACCTTGGTTCAAACATACCATAGTATGTCCATGCCGCCGTCTTTGCATAGAAAATGGAAGTTCGGTGACAGCTTCATTCACAGGATCAATCAGATAAATTTTGTTTGATATTTGGGTTTCATGCGTAACATTCCCCGATACTGTTTTCCCACCAGAAACATATACTCTACCATTTTTCTGAACACATATAGCCATACCCATCAAACTTTGGTTTAGCGATGGCAAAACCTTCGACAAACCAGTTTCTGGATTTAGAATTTCGACAGTCGCTAAAGTCGAACCAGAAGGGTTTACTCCACCAACAAGCAAAATTCTACCATCAACTAAGATTGTAGAAGTAATGTAACCTTTGGCTTCTGAAATGGATCCAAAGTATTTGGGATATGGAAATCGAAACTCCAATTGTTTTCCACGAAATGAATAGTCAGTTAATTCATCTGGTTTAGCGATCGTAATTGTAAGGGGATCTCTCCATTCCGATCGAGAAGATACGGAAAACAAAACTCTTAGTTTTGATTCAGATAGTGGGAATACATCGCGTAAGATAAGGTCATTTTGGTATGGTTCTGAAATCCTAAATTCTTCTTTAGTAAAAAAACTAGCGACAGGTGCACTCAAATCCAAATCTAAGTATTCAGTTTTTACAATTGTCGGATAATCATTTGGTTTGTATCGAGTTGTGATTTG
Proteins encoded:
- a CDS encoding Kelch repeat-containing protein, producing MDPSSPTYLGLLLLNADSVVKMEFSSNRVQPGGIIYVTTNYDFTTNTHGLRLPVTNTTTNPISQVIPRSKFLYEVRMAPGVTSGKFTMNLKDYYLGESLLVNPESFEFEIDSNPPLLQLKTGNGIDISELQSGFLDIEANEEIVWDGNLSQVELSGNAKNSLVVSDIIVSSRNIRLLFAGNPNANGGILSIRFSGVKDKALNTQGVITVPVQVFAFKSGPNMNIARRSCVGMELDDGRKMVLGGRAKSGVLINGNGTLSSTEYYNSISKEFTIGTDMIYRRQEFAIVKLLDGRLLVSGGFGGKVGSPSNESLKSIEIFDPVTSTWTEGPSLVTPRQLHKMTLLPNGDVLVVGGLTPFSPFQSVAMVELIHVTADTGLMTVETIGNLVNSRGKQAQILSSNTGKVVIIGGERSDVTGPAPTDYNARSIDSIEIYDVTTKTLSTSSAKVIKRFNHFTHSLSNGEILILGGISSRFNDNQPILRAQIYNPTNDTIRDHKNLLFGREWGSSFVFPYGKDQIVIAGGLEYRTVNGNTFDSILDTESWSETDNRFYLTSRSLNARWDGCEIRYSSTGGGMILGGRIGSILANTEEYSFE
- a CDS encoding kelch repeat-containing protein, whose protein sequence is MRLGFNLIFFLFILFCKVEAPKQNIFDPTTSLGGSAVVALGLGFGNDLQITTRYKPNDYPTIVKTEYLDLDLSAPVASFFTKEEFRISEPYQNDLILRDVFPLSESKLRVLFSVSSRSEWRDPLTITIAKPDELTDYSFRGKQLEFRFPYPKYFGSISEAKGYITSTILVDGRILLVGGVNPSGSTLATVEILNPETGLSKVLPSLNQSLMGMAICVQKNGRVYVSGGKTVSGNVTHETQISNKIYLIDPVNEAVTELPFSMQRRRHGHTMVCLNQGDLLVSGGQFQAGADASAVINDHEYISTSGSSSTILGVSSNFPIGISFHSAEYDEVNSRILYFGGRDRLDPYAFFSNTVYSIDTNSYNLISLPGVFSTARSNVTHIKMPNRDRVLFGGMIREGTGTKSIESWNENKSTTTSLGFTTRFKNGSAISKFSNEQVFYTGGIDTYYKSGILELYDHYEKKNFIVDTMMIPRSEHSAHLTSKGIVIFGDSASLDTRVEIYGKD